In Sulfurihydrogenibium sp., the sequence TAAGAATATCCATAAGCTCTGACTCTTCTCCTCTTGCTCTCTTTTCCATCTCTTTTCTTAATGTTTCAAGAGCTTGATGAACTTCTTTTCCAAATAGTAATTCTAGATATTCGATTGGCACTCTTCTTGAATTATCTATTGGAGCCATGCTGTCATCAAATTTTGGAGGGTCAAACAATGGTGGAACGTAGTAAACGTTTGGCTGTGTTCCAAAGTCCGGTCTAAGAGGTAAAGCGACTTTATACTTATGAACAAGTTTATAAACTTGTCCTTCTTCATCGTCCAAAAAGCCTACAAATCTTATTCTACCTACGCATTGATGTGCACATGCAGGAGGTAAACCTTTTTCAACCCTCGGGAAGCAGAATATACATTTTTCAGATTTAGATATCTTAGGGTTAAAGTAAATCTTTTTGTAAGGACAGCCTGCAATACAGTATCTGTATCCTTGACATCTTTCCAAGTCTACTAAAACAATACCGTCTTGCTCTCTTTTGAAAATTGCCTCTCTTGGACATGCAGCCAAACAGCCTGGATTAGAGCAGTGGTTACAAATTCTTGGAATGTAGAAGAAGTAAGAGTTAGGATACTCTCCACCGCCAACGTCTTCATCCCAGTTTGGTCCCCATTCTGGAGCTGTGTTGGGTTTTAGTAAATTACCACTGAAAAGTTCGTCGTGGTTGTAATCCCATGGTACGCCATAATCTAATACCATATCTGGGATAATTCCATCTCTTAAATTTCCTTCCTCGTCAAAACCACCGCCAGCTTCCATCCAGTTTCTT encodes:
- a CDS encoding 4Fe-4S dicluster domain-containing protein; amino-acid sequence: MSKRQLAMVMDLNKCIGCQTCTVACKTQWTNRNGREYMYWNNVETHPGAGYPRNWMEAGGGFDEEGNLRDGIIPDMVLDYGVPWDYNHDELFSGNLLKPNTAPEWGPNWDEDVGGGEYPNSYFFYIPRICNHCSNPGCLAACPREAIFKREQDGIVLVDLERCQGYRYCIAGCPYKKIYFNPKISKSEKCIFCFPRVEKGLPPACAHQCVGRIRFVGFLDDEEGQVYKLVHKYKVALPLRPDFGTQPNVYYVPPLFDPPKFDDSMAPIDNSRRVPIEYLELLFGKEVHQALETLRKEMEKRARGEESELMDILIAYSHRDMFRLDNNYYQQTTDKKLKGTEFFKVIDQRYLQGANTKRVEIKDYTFHEKVLPLPPREGGHGH